Proteins encoded in a region of the Kryptolebias marmoratus isolate JLee-2015 linkage group LG14, ASM164957v2, whole genome shotgun sequence genome:
- the nup214 gene encoding nuclear pore complex protein Nup214 isoform X11, which produces MGDDTDSPPEREMKDFQFRQMKKVQVFEPADKMPKDRSSLLTISNKFGLTFVGLDRTFKVYFTQDVLAADKADGNSYEVVKGIAPLAEVTVELNLHHLALSCDELTLSVCGTSEEAGLSLTFYDVRTFMNRARPQKVPFASLQPAVGPGTSTQDLKWNPAHPSMLAACLSDGSMMILDVTDTVKVQAQLPAASGITCISWSPKGKQVAAGKMNATVSQYTPALEEKRVIPCPHFYTSDDPVKALDVLWLRTYAFAVAYAAADGCLETPPELVLISLPKKDEKVETKYLNFGDSVYGINTERQHHYFLSHIEDWDLLFAASAASIEVSVMARQDEKVWELWLLEDASRAELPVTATSEDTLPLGLAVDYTSQQEIHITDEKTLPPAPIMLMLSTEGLLCPFALLNQNPGVKQLVSPSTTLSLEGERLPKPGSLITQPTKLAASAPSAPASFPNLGFTSAAASSTPAPAASSSSAAPFSFVSSTPVSSSSSGFTFSVPATFSATSAPSAPSVFSVGGAAPFGSGPSIFPFASRPPSETPSSLSAFSLGTAAVKALPAAAPTATPQSLSTASPPNVKLNLNDRFSPVETPPPAFPFNSALPKTAVSISSSMSATSLPATKSQAGLAPVRPVQTSTPTNIVQKPAPAAQTRVQTPQATVSTKALEKQLQQKREIDPIMTGILEEIAHFQKELDDLKTRSAKADFKLGTNDEMKALRKESEDLHIFTLEIKETTESLHGDIGTLKTTLLEGFSSAEEAKTQSELSKDRNYRQLLYKKPLDPRSEEQLKEIRRLYQYVTFAVEDVNDVLDVEWEKHLEKKKKQKHMVVPGREGLFTTLSNNLYIINQQRSTLDQLVQDLTSLRLYSKTAAPSVKQNTATATTAGLETELEILKSALLKARLDDTPPKPKAKSPVKLSPAKQSQLRNFLSKGQMPPVRSTAPANLSRSAFLSPKYYEDLDDASSTSSLSQSLEPHPPHLELEEEELQPLQLPPLSALAPSLTTPRHPTVVRTPSIQPGFGAIQSTPLTKIHPVPGVGFGLSPIASPVLTNKINLSGAESTALATKTVKHGAPPAERTVPVTISAQQAAATAALRRQMANQKTAVVSTSLTESTLKTVPQVVNVQELRDKEPPVPVSSIISSTLPELTTQAFATSPANQVKRIADSSASEDRVLTTGNTTASVQKMSSESTSIPQTGFVFGQPSKSDVSVVPVGSTEQSSSKPFSFTSGSSGFGFSSVTQGAGTSQVKDVNKFSFGGNGKALFGQTGEQPFSLTPKSTSSGLGSQSPTLVPNTSSEAAKNTPAVTAFRTDSQLPKTTGGETLGIFSGLRVGQGEEAKDSATKPASFTFGDASLGLGKGVQNFSFGPTDLSKGTAPNSLFKPPDSNAKPAFSVPPPTSAASALPTSFGSLLTPSLESSEEPKAPQQLSDPTPPPEEERPTTSEPAAESSSQSVAPEPAVEAATAATPAASTPALPSATTVSNPELPPAYTAAAEATPTSPATAPPTTEAPSDPAFAASVPTSAPATDAPVSQSPPAPFQVPTSEKPGSIFTQPAPVVTDSSSIGVTPVISTAAPAATTSTPAVADSTATTAASSVFGQPAAPPATSAPASTGFGSPGFGSSAGASFGKSVFGQINAFGQPASSSGTSAGFSFTQSAFGATSSSATTGGSSLFGSATPSNASSFSFGTSSANTASNTGTGLFGQNTAPAFGQSSGFGQGSVFGSNTTTSSSSGFSFGQSGFGCPPATSVFGQQSSSGGLFGQQQSSLFGSSSANTAASSTSGGFFSGLGGKPSEDAANKNPFGTTASPGAFGQAAQTGTTSLFGNSGAKAFGFGQSTFGEQKPSGTFTTGGGSVASQGFGSFSTPQKTGGFGSPQVFGSPPSFSSSPAFGGAASFGSSPSFSNPMGSSTGKVFGEGTAASNMGGFGFASAPSAPSFGALANQSAPSFGSLAQQGTGFGSQPSSFSSFGQPQPQTGGFSGSTFGSANQSNPQTFSSWRS; this is translated from the exons ATGGGCGACGACACGGACAGCCCCCCTGAGAGGGAAATGAAG GATTTCCAGTTTCGTCAGATGAAGAAAGTCCAGGTGTTTGAGCCCGCTGACAAAATGCCCAAAGACAGATCTAGTCTGCTGACCATCTCGAACAAGTTTGGCTTAACGTTCGTGGGGCTTGACAGAACATTTAAAGTGTACTTTACTCAAGATGTTCTTGCTGCTGATAAAGCTGATGGGAACTCCTACGAAGTAG TCAAAGGGATAGCACCGCTGGCTGAGGTGACTGTGGAGCTGAATTTGCATCACTTGGCTCTCAGTTGTGACGAACTCACTCTGTCAGTATGTGGTACATCAGAGGAGGCGGGCTTGTCCCTTACGTTCTACGATGTCCGCACATTCATGAACAGG GCAAGACCCCAGAAGGTGCCGTTCGCGTCCCTGCAGCCAGCTGTGGGTCCTGGGACTTCGACGCAGGACTTGAAGTGGAATCCTGCTCATCCATCCATGTTGGCGGCCTGCTTGTCTGATGGCAGCATGATGATTCTGGATGTTACAGACACCGTCAAAGTGCAGGCTCAGCTGCCTGCTGCTAGTGGCATCACCTGCA TTTCTTGGAGTCCAAAAGGAAAGCAGGTTGCGGCGGGGAAAATGAACGCCACAGTCAGTCAGTATACACCA GCACTAGAAGAAAAGAGAGTTATCCCATGTCCACATTTTTACACCTCAGATGACCCGGTCAAAG CTCTGGATGTGTTGTGGCTGAGAACATATGCGTTTGCTGTGGCATACGCTGCTGCAGACGGGTGTCTGGAGACCCCTCCTGAGCTAGTGTTGATTTCCTTACCT aaaaaggatgaaaaagtGGAGACAAAGTATCTGAACTTCGGTGACAGTGTGTACGGCATCAACACGGAGCGACAACATCACTACTTCCTAAGTCACATAGAGGACTG GGATCTTCTGTTTGCGGCGTCAGCAGCGTCTATCGAGGTCAGCGTGATGGCCAGGCAAGACGAGAAG GTGTGGGAACTTTGGCTTCTCGAAGATGCAAGTAGAGCAGAACTTCCTGTGACTGCGACGAGCGAGGACACTCTGCCCCTCGGCCTAGCTGTAGACTACACCAGCCAGCAGGAGATCCACATCA CTGACGAGAAGACGTTGCCTCCAGCACCCATCATGCTGATGTTGTCTACGGAGGGGTTACTCTGCCCGTTTGCTCTCCTCAACCAAAATCCTGGGGTTAAACAGCTGGTCTCGCCCTCTACTACCCTCAGCTTGGAAGGAGAGAGACTGCCAAAGCCAG GTTCTCTGATAACCCAGCCAACCAAACTTGCTGCTTCAGCTCCATCTGCTCCAGCATCATTCCCAAACCTTGGTTTTACTTCAGCAGCTGCTTCCAGTACTCCGGCCCCCgctgcctcttcctcctctgcagcccCATTCAGCTTTGTTTCTTCAACGCCTGTGTCATCGTCTTCGTCAGGGTTTACTTTTTCAGTTCCAGCTACCTTCTCCGCCACCTCAGCCCCTTCAGCCCCTTCAGTGTTCTCCGTCGGGGGAGCTGCACCTTTTGGCTCTGGGCCCTCAATCTTCCCCTTTGCTTCCAGACCTCCCTCTGAAACTCCCTCTTCACTCTCAGCCTTTTCGCTCGGCACCGCCGCCGTCAAAGCCCTGCCAGCAGCAGCCCCGACTGCAACACCTCAGAGCCTTTCCACGGCATCACCACCTAATGTCAAATTAAACCTAAATGACAG gttttcacCAGTGGAGACTCCGCCACCAGCTTTCCCCTTTAATTCCGCTCTGCCCAAAACTGCTGTTTCCATTTCCAGCAGCATGAGTGCCACTTCACTCCCAGCCACCAAGTCACAGGCTGGATTAG ccCCAGTGCGCCCAGTTCAGACCAGCACTCCTACCAATATTGTGCAGAAACCTGCTCCTGCTGCACAAACCCGTGTCCAAACTCCACAG GCAACTGTTAGCACGAAGGCTCTGGAGAAGCAGCTACAACAGAAGAGAGAGATTGACCCCATTATGACTGGTATATTGGAGGAG ATTGCACACTTCCAGAAGGAGTTGGATGACCTGAAGACTCGCAGTGCAAAAGCCGACTTTAAGCTGGGCACTAATGATGAGATGAAGGCGCTGAGAAAAGAGTCGGAGGATCTTCATATTTTCACCTTGGAGATCAAGGAAACTACAGAG TCTCTCCATGGGGACATTGGTACACTGAAGACCACTTTACTGGAGGGCTTTTCTAGTGCAGAAGAAGCTAAAACCCAGAGTGAGCTGAGCAAAGACAGAAATTACAGACAGCTGCTGTACAAAAAGCCTCTGGATCCACGCAGCGAGGAGCAGCTCAAG GAGATCCGCAGGCTGTACCAGTATGTCACTTTTGCTGTGGAGGACGTTAATGACGTGTTGGATGTAGAATgggagaaacatctggagaagaagaaaaaacagaa ACACATGGTTGTGCCCGGCCGTGAGGGTCTGTTCACGACGCTATCCAACAACCTGTACATCATCAACCAGCAGAGGAGTACGCTGGATCAGCTGGTGCAGGATCTCACCTCGCTGCGCCTCTACAGCAAAACGGCTGCTCCTTCAGTGAAGCAAAATACTGCAACTGCAACCACGGCTGG gttgGAAACTGAGCTTGAAATTTTAAAGAGCGCATTGCTGAAAGCCAGGCTGGACGATACTCCTCCGAAGCCAAAAGCCAAATCTCCAG tcaagTTATCACCAGCTAAACAGTCCCAGCTGCGCAACTTCCTGTCAAAGGGCCAGATGCCTCCAGTGCGCTCAACAGCACCAG cCAACCTGTCTCGTTCAGCCTTCCTTTCCCCGAAATACTACGAGGATCTGGATGATGCGAGCTCGACGTCCTCCCTGTCCCAGTCGCTGGAGCCTCACCCGCCTCACTTGGagctggaagaggaggaacTGCAGCCGCTGCAGCTTCCACCTCTGTCTGCCTTGGCGCCATCATTAACCACCCCCCGCCACCCCACGGTTGTAAGGACCCCCTCTATCCAGCCGGGCTTCGGAGCCATCCAGTCCACTCCTCTAACAAAGATTCACCCGGTACCAGGTGTAGGCTTTGGTCTCAGTCCTATTGCTAGTCCTG TTCTGACCAATAAGATCAACCTCAGTGGGGCTGAAAGCACGGCTCTTGCCACAAAGACGGTAAAGCATGGAGCTCCACCAGCAGAGAGGACCGTACCTGTCACCATCTCTGCCCAGCAGGCTGCAGCCACTGCCGCTCTGCGCAGACAGATGGCAAATCAGAAGACCG CTGTCGTCAGTACTTCCTTGACAGAGTCCACCCTGAAGACCGTCCCCCAGGTGGTCAATGTTCAGGAGCTCAGGGACAAAGAGCCGCCTGTTCCGGTTTCTTCCATCATCAG CTCCACGCTGCCAGAACTGACAACTCAGGCGTTTGCAACAAGTCCTGCCAACCAAGTCAAACGG ATTGCTGACAGTTCGGCATCTGAAGACAGAGTATTAACTACAGGG AATACAACAGCAAGCGTCCAAAAGATGTCCTCTGAAAGCACATCCATCCCACAGACAGGCTTTGTATTTG GTCAACCATCCAAATCAGATGTTTCTGTGGTTCCTGTTGGTTCGACAGAGCAAAGCAGCAGCAAGCCTTTCTCCTTCACTTCTGG ATCATCGGGCTTCGGTTTTTCCTCTGTCACACAAGGAGCTGGAACGTCCCAAG TCAAAGATGTGAATAAATTCTCTTTTGGTGGAAACGGCAAAGCACTGTTTGGTCAGACTGGAGAACAGCCATTCTCCCTCACCCCGAAGTCCACCTCCTCTGGTCTTGGCAGTCAGTCCCCCACTTTGGTTCCAAACACATCAAGCGAAGCAGCCAAAAACACGCCCGCTGTCACTGCTTTCAGGACGGACTCACAACTCCCAAAGACAACTGGAGGAGAGACACTAGGCATATTTTCTGGGCTACGTGTCGGCCAAGGAGAAGAAGCCAAAGATTCGGCAACAAAACCTGCTTCATTTACGTTTGGGGACGCTAGTCTTGGCCTGGGCAAGGGAGTGCAGAACTTTAGCTTTGGTCCGACAGACTTATCCAAGGGGACAGCGCCGAACAGTTTGTTCAAACCTCCTGATTCAAACGCCAAGCCAGCCTTTTCCGTTCCTCCTCCTAcctcagctgcttcagctctACCTACATCCTTCGGCAGCCTCCTCACACCTTCTTTGGAGTCATCAGAGGAGCCGAAAGCTCCCCAGCAGCTTTCAGACCCCACACCACCCCCCGAAGAAGAACGGCCTACGACAAGTGAACCTgctgcagagagcagcagtcagTCCGTAGCACCAGAGCCTGCGGTGGAGGCAGCAACCGCAGCAACACCTGCAGCATCAACACCTGCACTTCCTTCAGCCACAACTGTCTCTAATCCCGAGCTGCCACCTGCCTacactgcagcagctgaagcaacCCCTACATCACCAGCCACTGCTCCACCCACAACAGAAGCCCCCTCAGATCCAGCTTTTGCTGCTTCTGTGCCCACTTCGGCTCCTGCTACAGATGCCCCCGTCTCCCAGTCACCCCCTGCGCCATTTCAAGTGCCCACATCTGAAAAGCCAGGTTCCATTTTTACTCAGCCTGCTCCTGTGGTAACAGACAGCAGCTCCATTGGAGTCACACCGGTCATCAGCACAGCTGCTCCTGCAGCCACCACTTCCACCCCTGCAGTTGCTGATAGTACAGCAACTACTGCTGCTAGCTCTGTGTTCGGGcaacctgctgctcctcctgccaCCTCGGCCCCAGCATCCACAGGATTCGGCTCACCTGGCTTTGGCTCATCAGCTGGAGCTAGTTTTGGTAAATCTGTGTTTGGCCAAATAAATGCTTTTGGCCAACCTGCCAGCAGCTCTGGGACATCTGCCGGCTTTTCTTTTACCCAATCTGCATTTGGAGCCACATCTAGTAGCGCAACTACTGGAGGAAGCAGTCTTTTCGGGTCCGCTACTCCAAGCAACGCGAGCTCCTTCTCCTTTGGCACAAGCAGCGCCAACACAGCCAGCAACACAGGGACAGGGTTGTTTGGACAAAACACGGCCCCAGCATTCGGTCAGAGTTCCGGATTTGGGCAAGGATCTGTGTTTGGAAGCAACACCACCACATCTTCATCTTCTGGCTTCAGCTTTGGTCAGTCAG gttttggCTGCCCTCCTGCCACCTCTGTGTTTGGTCAGCAGTCTTCTTCTGGCGGCTTATTTGGACAG CAGCAATCAAGTCTGTTTGGGTCAAGTTCAGCTAATACAGCGGCCTCATCTACCAGCGGCGGGTTCTTCAGTGGCCTGGGAGGCAAACCGAGCGAGGACGCCGCCAACAAGAACCCATTTGGAACCACTGCCTCGCCTGGCGCATTTGGGCAGGCCGCTCAGACTG GTACCACCAGTCTGTTTGGAAATAGTGGCGCGAAGGCCTTCGGTTTTGGCCAGTCCACCTTCGGGGAGCAGAAACCCAGCGGGACCTTCACCACAGGTGGGGGGAGTGTTGCGTCTCAAGGCTTTGGCTCCTTCTCTACACCACAAAAAACAG GTGGTTTTGGCAGCCCTCAGGTGTTTGGCAGCCCCCCTTCTTTCAGCAGCTCCCCGGCCTTCGGCGGCGCCGCCTCGTTCGGCTCGAGTCCTTCTTTCAGCAATCCCATGGGTTCCTCGACGGGGAAGGTGTTCGGGGAGGGAACAGCCGCCTCAAACATGGGAGGCTTTGG GTTTGCCTCGGCCCCCAGTGCCCCTTCCTTCGGCGCTCTGGCCAATCAGAGCGCTCCGTCATTCGGGAGCTTGGCCCAGCAGGGCACTGGATTTGGAAGTCAGCCCAGCAGCTTCTCGAGTTTTGGTCAGCCACAGCCACAGACTGGAG GATTCTCCGGAAGCACCTTTGGGTCTGCAAACCA atcaAATCCTCAAACATTTTCCAGCTGGAGGAGctag